From the genome of Loxodonta africana isolate mLoxAfr1 chromosome 4, mLoxAfr1.hap2, whole genome shotgun sequence:
CAAGGAAGTGGCTGAGGAGTGGGTTTGGCAGGCAGTGTTGTCCAAGggatggtgttgttgttgttaggtaccattgagttgattcctactcatagtgaccctataggacagagttgaactggaagcagctggtggatttgaactgcttaccttttggctagcagccaagctgttaaccactgtgccatcaggcttCCATTTCTGTGTAGACACACAGAAATGCATAGATACTCACAGGTAGGGGAAACCTGAGATGGGATTCAAATGTTCTAGAAGCTTAGgatactcttttctttttttaaaatttatttcatttttgttgttattcaaAATATACACAGTATAACATACACGAATTCTacaatttctatgtgtacaattcagtgacattgattatattcttcgagttctgcaaccattctcatcttccttttctgatttgttcttcctccattaatataaattcactgccccctagaAGCTTAGGATATTCTTATTTCAGTCATTCCAGATAAAGGAGCAGAGACAGTCAGATGTACACGGAAGGAGACAGAGATACACAGATACAGAGAGAAAGCTATACAAGAGACTTAGAGAGAGAGATACATTTACATAGGTGGAGAAAGAGGCAAAGAACCAGGAAGAGGGAGAGAATCTGGTACAAGTTATAGCTCAGCAAATACTGGGCTTTGTGTGGTGGACGAGTAATTCCATTTTCACTGTTTCGCAAGGGTGGAAAGGGTGGTTTCTCAACCTTTGTTCAGAGTCACTGGTTACAGCTCTCTAAAGCTCCTGCTACATCCATTAACTTTTTGCCTGTTGGTAACAGACTAGGGGAGCCTGGGGAAAAGTGTAGCCTCCTTACAATCTCACTTTTTCATATTTGAGGTTCACTGGTCTCTTTCACACTACCTGCAGGGAGATTTTGCATTTGTGATTAGAATGCTGGCTGTGCTGAGGTGTGTGTGCAGGGGATGTGGGTAGAAGGAACCTAGAAGAAAACTGGTCTTCGGGGATTTCAACCCTAATGAAAGGCTTATAGTCAGGATGCAAATGCAGATGCTGATTTAGGGAAAGGACACAACTAGtaggacagcttttttttttttctgtttgtttagtaGGACAATTTTGGACATTGGTATGGGGATGGGGAGGTGGGGGAAATACTATTAGGTACAGCTATAGGGTTACGATTGGTCAGAAAAATTTTCCTGGACAGAGTATTTGATAGGAAAGATTTGGAAAGATGAGAGGTTATAAGGCTGGGCAACTAGTAAggcagaggagaaagagaagtcAAATGGCAAAGAATTGGCTATGGGGCTTGGACAGTAATGCGGGATGGAAGAGTCTTAAAGTCTTTGTTAAAGAGTTGTTAGGAGATGCCAGAAGTGCCTCCATGGATGTCCTATATACAGTATTGTCCCTTGCAGGGCTGCAAAAGGAGAGGTCTCTTGTACCTGGGCAGTATGAGGGCTAGAAGTGGTCTTTAGCTATTATTAAACCCATtgcagtagagtcaattccaactcatagcgaccctttaggatagagtagaactgctccacagggtttccaaagagcggctggtagattgcagctgacgaccttttggttaaaagccgagctcttaaccactgtaccaccagggctcccattaaccattattaaaaacccagtgccattattAACACCTCTGAAATAGATGAGGGAGCGGGGATGACTGAAGCTCCCTCATTCGGAATCCCTTTAGGAAAAGTTGTGTGAATGAATTTTCTTAAGAGTGATGCTCTCTGAGGCTAGAATACAGTGTCTGGCCTTTAACCTGCCAACACTCCTTAATCAAGCCCTGATGCAAAGAATAAACTACACCCCCCAGCAGCACTTACTGCTAATTTAGCTCACCTTCCGGGGAAATGAATATTTCCGGCGGAAATGATCGCGCTACACCAATCGCCTTCCCTAAACAAGGCGGACTACGATTCCCACTGTACTCCGCGCCTGGGGGGATTGGGTGGGAAAAGGAACCGGAAACCGGAAGGGGAGTCCGATCAGGTGAGGACGTAGAGGTTTGGAAGTTGGGGTTTTGGGGGAGGTTAGGGGGCTCGCAGAGCTCTTCGGGCGGAAGCTAGCGGAGACTCTAAAAGTCTGTGTGTTGGGGCCCCTCGCTCAGACTGGGGCTCGCTTCGGCTCAGGGAGAGCCGAGTCCACGGAACCGTCCGGGAGGCCTGCGTGGGCAAGGCTTTCCCGTCGGACGGAGCCCGCGGGCGGACGCAGAGGTTTCGGACGGTGCCTTAACAGTCAGCCTTCTCGGAGATAGGAGGAGGGATGAAGTTGGTCTTTTGGAGTCCGTGCTCTGCTATATTATTGTTAATATAAGTGGTTTAAGGATTTGGTGGTTCCCCGAGGATCCCTGGAGTGCCCTAGGGGACAGGGGAGTGGATAGAGCGCCTTCTATTCCTTCTTCGTTTCCTGGATTTGGTGTCGGAGAACCTAGGTGGCCGAGACTTACCACTGTGTCTCCACCGGCGTTTATTCTTTGACTTGAAAAATCTCCGGATCCCCTCATTTTGGCTCTCTTGCATCCAGAGGCATGTGTGTATGGGTTTATATCACTTACACAGAAGCGGtgattttgtcctttttcttGCCTTCAGGAGTATGCTCAGTCCCCTCAGCCCGTATTTCAGTGAAGTCTTCAGCCAACTTTAGTCTAATTACGCAGGGAAAAAGCTTGTTTATTTTCTAGTGCTTATatgccattttcacaattgtcCCATGTAGCCAATCCTCAACCCTCCCCTTTTAGGATTTCAGGAAAAAAGTTAgacttttgttcttcattttcagctgcGCTGATTCTGACTGTTCTGCACTCTTGAGTGGTGAGAGTTTTTTGTAGAAAGTTGATGGAATCATGGTCACCCTCCCCTTCCTTTGCACTTAATATGGTACTGTAACTTATAAAATACTTCCATTTCTTAAGTCTGTGGCTCTTGGTGACTTTGGATAGAATTTCCAAGCTCTTCCCTTGGACTTCCATAGTGTTTTGTTCAGGATATTTAAAGCTCAAATCACACTGTATTACAGTGAGTTGTTTGTCCTCTCACACTTTATGAGCTTACTGAATGCCTGGTCTACATTTATTCATTTTGAAGTTCTTCCCCACCAAGAGATTGCCACAGTCCCTGGCACATAATAGACTCAAATACTAGAAAAATAAGTGAGTAAACAGCTGGTGGTAAGTTGGGTGGCTTTCAATTCATAGAGAGGAGAATTAAGTGACTTGCTTAAGAGAATCTACCTAGTTAGAGATGAAGTCAGGTCTAGAATTGGAGCCGGTTGACTTTCAGCCTGTGGCTCATCCTGTCAGATCAGGTCTTGAAACTGTAGAACACTGAAAATAAGGTTGTGTCACTCGTTTGTGTAACCCCAGGCTTCCTGTCTCCAGCACAGGTCTCTCAAAGTCAAGGAGATAGGCCCAACTTAAGATTTGAGAGAGATCCCAGAGTTGAAGCAACCAATCCACTAACCTTCGCATTGCTTGGTGAGATGAAAAGTGAGGTCATCGGAAGTATTTGAGTTCTTCACAGACCCCTTCTCAGTTTTCGTGTGAGCTCAGCTGGCTCTTGGTGGCCACCTCGACAGATCAGTTCAAGACTTCTTCTGAGATCAAGCTGAGGAAGGATTTCTTAAGTTTAACCACACTTTCTTTTCCCACATCTCCTAGGCTAAGGTCAGAGAACAGGTTGGCAGCTGCATAAGATGGATCTGGGGGAAGAAGTTACTCTTGGTCCAGGGAGGGGATCGAGAGGGGGAAAGAAACCACAGTCCTTGACATATGGGAGGCCCAGAGCCAATGTAAGCACACCCAGAGGCTAAGCTTAAGTCTGTAAGCAGCAAGCAGAGTGCAAAATGGGCAGCTGAGCCTTGAGTGGACTCAGAGTAGAAGTGAAGGGGAGTCCATCAGGAAAGACTCCTTGGTAGAAGGTAGTTTTGAACAGGATTGAAAGAGAATGAGTAGATGGAGCTGAGCAGGTGTTTCTTGAGTACACAATAAGAGCTAGGACCTTGGAGGTACTGTACTGAGGGAAACGAAAGAATAGGGCATCCTTCCCAAGTCTAATTAGGTATGAATTCTGACGAAGCCACTAACCATGGTGACACGTAGTGGTTCTCAGTCTTCATGGACCATCAGAATTGCCTGGGGGAAGCttgtttaaaatacagattcccagGCCCTACACCAGCGCTACTTGTATGTGTGGGGTGGCTGGGAAGCTGTGACAAACGCTGCAGTGTTCCGAGGAGGGAAGGCTTTACCAAAGGGATGGTTTGAGCTGCATCTTGAAGTATGGGTATGATATTGGGATATGTGGAGGGGTGGGGGAATCACATGGTCCCAGTTGACTGGATTTGAGGAGTATATTTGGTTGGGTTTGTAGAAGCAGCATGTGCAGAGTTGTAGGAGTCGGGTTAAGAAAGGCATTTTAAAAGTGTGGGAGGAATAGCCAGGCTGGAGCACTGAGTTTGTATGAGAGTGGCCAGAAGGAAGATTGGAAGGAATGGCCTTTACAGCTTGCAAAACTGGCTCACATACACTGCCCTTCTCCCCATGTACACACAACACCTCATTCCATCCTTATGTCCCCATTATGAAGGGGATATTTTTCTTAgtattcagatgaggaaacttggggctcagagaggtgaagtgacatGGTCATATGGCTTGTAAGAGTCTATTCTGAATCCAGTAGTCTTTCTACTCACTACTGATAATTCTTGAATGTGGGAAGGAAGCTAGGCTGGGATTGGGGAGACCATGAGTTGTAGAATTAGTGAGGTGGCTGATTTAACCACCTAAAGGAGGATAATGTGGGTGGTTAAAAGCATAGCCTTCAATCAGATAGGCTGAATTCAAGTCCAGCTTCATTTCTTGCCATGTGACCCTGGGAAAATTGCTTGATTTTGCCAGTCCTCAGTCTCACCACTAACATGGGAGCAATAACACCCATCTCatgggattgttgtgaggatcaatGAGATGTACGCAGCACAGATCAATTACTCACTGATTGGAAGTTATTGCAATTAGCCCTTCCAAGTCTGCACCAGCATCTCATTCTGCAGCACGTGGTTTCCAGGACACAGCCTATCCTGGCTGGGCTTGTTAAGGATGCTGAAAGGATATCACCAGTAAATGTTTATTCAAAACCTACTATGTGCTCAGCATGACCTAGGAACTAGGGCCTCAAGGCGTACGGGTTGATGGAAAGGGATGGTAAGTGGTTATGGTTTATTTTTACTAGGTGATAcatgaagagaaaggaaggatACTGGAAGGGAAGGGTCCTTTATTATGGAAGAAATGAGGTGAGCTCAGTTCTGTCCAGAGCCTGGGGGATGACTAACATGGTCTTTAAGGGTCCCCTCTGAACCCAGAAAATGCTAGTAGGAGCCCTGGCTGGCATGGGTCCCTCTATTCTGGGCCTGAGGGATGGGGCCTCTGTCGATCTCTTTTTCAGGTAACAGTGGCAAGGCCATGCCCCAGGCTTTCCTGCTGGGGCCCCTCATGTCTGCACGTGCCTTGATGgagccccagccttgttctcaAAGCCTGGCTGAGGGGTTCTTGGAAGAGGAGCTTCGACTCAATGCAGAGCTGAGCCAACTGCAGTTCTCGGAGCCTGTGGGCAACATCTACAATCCTGTGGAGTACGCATGGGAGCCGCATCGCAGCTACGTGACCCGCTACTGCCAGGGCCCCAAGGAAGTGCTCTTCCTGGGCATGAACCCAGGACCCTTTGGCATGGCCCAGACTGGGGTAAAGGGTCTGGTTTCCCCTGGTGGGTGGAGTTGGAGGCTTCCAAGGAGGGGATGTTTGGCTGGGTGTTCTGTGAAGGAAAAGTGTGTGCATGGCTGTGGACATGTGTGGCTCTGTTCCCCTGTCCCCCATCCCCTCTTAGTACACACAGTGGCTCCTGTGGTCTCAGACACTCTCCCAGCTTCTCTGCCGGTAGTTAACCAAGCACGTTAATGGTGGTTCCGTTTCCCCTATGAGCTGTCCACTAATTGCCTCTGAGAGCCCTTTCTTCCGCTAGCCCCAGCCCCATCCATACCTTACCTTGCCGGATCTCCCCTCTCCCTAGAGTGTGACTAATATCAGGAGAGGGACCAGGACTACTGGGTCCTCAGGGGAGACTGGTAGACAGGGGTACATGTGGAAGTGACGCAGGACATTCAGGCAGTGTTGGTCCTGTTCCTTAGCTGAGGAGAGGCTCAGAACAAGCCGTGCTCCAGGGCTGCCAGCTTTCCTTTCACACCAGGATGAGTGACTGCCCCTCAGTGGGGGTGCTTggcaggtgggggaggggaggaagcttCAGGGCAGGAGGCTCAATCGCTTTTATTGACCCCAACTGGGTGATGAAGGATGATCAATGGTGATCAATGGATATGACAGTCTGAGGCTTGGGGCTGGGAGGGCACTCAGAGAGCAGTGGTGAGCCCTGTCCTTGTGCCTCCTTTAACCCAGACtgcctttctgtctcgggctgtGTGTCCATCTCCAGTGCCACCCATCAAGCCCTGTGTAGGTCCCAGATGTCCCAGTGTACCCTCTGCACTTGGTCCCAATGGTTAGTAGGAGTAGAGGCAAATAAATAGAATCTTTTGGACCACAGTCTGCAATGAAAAATAAGAGAAAGATGGATAGAATCAAACCAAAGGACCAAGAATTCTGATCTCAGGGCTTTGGCTGGGGTTTTGGGAGGGTCCAGGCTGGATCCTCAGGAAGGTGAAAAGGGGTCAGTTGGACCAGAGCTCAGGTGTCAGGTCTCCATTTGAAACCCTCATGTTTCTCTCCCCACAGGTGCCCTTTGGGGAGGTGAGTGTGGTCCGGGACTGGTTGGGCATTGGGGGGCCTGTGCTGCCTCCTCGCCAAGAACACCCTAAGCGGCCTGTGTTGGGACTAGAGTGCCCACAGTCAGAGGTGAGCGGCGCCCGATTCTGGGGCTTTTTCCGGAACCTCTGCGGGCAGCCTGAGGTCTTCTTCCGTCACTGTTTTGTCCACAACCTGTGTCCTCTGCTCCTCCTGGCTCCCAGTGGACGCAACCTCACCCCAGCCGAACTGCCTGCAAAACAGCGAGAACAGCTTCTTGGGATGTGTGATGTGGCCCTCTGCCGGCAGGTGCAGCTGCTGGGGGTGCGGCTTGTGGTGGGAGTGGGGCGGCTGGCGGAACAGCGTGCTCGGCGGGCTCTGGTGGGCCTGATGCCAGAGGTCCAGGTGGAGGGGCTCTTGCACCCCTCACCCCGTAACCCACAGGCCAACAGGGGCTGGGAGGCAGTGGCCAAGGAGAGGCTGAATGAGCTGGGGCTGCTGCCGCTGCTGACGAAATAAGTGCCCTGTGGCCTGGGCATAAGACACATTCAAGACCCCCAAGTCTTTCTCAGCAAGCAGATGACTGCATACCTAGCCTGGAGCAACAAGATCTTCTGGGCCCCCTGATTGCTGGGAAACAGTTCATTGATCTGTTGAACAGTTTTCTGACCAGCTTTGGCAGTTCTTACACTACTCCTGCTTCCCTCTTCATTCTTACTTTCTTCACCTTCCTTGATCCTTGTCCCTTTTGTCTTGTAATACCTAACTCCATGGAGCATCAGCAGACGGTGGGCTTTGCTACAGCTTCAATATGCTCTACCTCAGTGTTGCCTTGGGAGCCTCTATTCAGCTGAGAGTGACTGCTTAAGGTCATATTTGTTGTCTAGAGAAAAGATCCTGCCAGTATACCCACCCGTCCTCATATAGCAGCTACCTTCAGCTGACCGCTTTCCTCACTGGGACCAGGACAAAACATGGGCCATGGAAGTTAAGAGTGAATTTCTTGTAGGAGACTGAGGCTAGATCAGTGGGGGAAGTCCTTGTGACAAAGTGGAAAGGCACTGGCCTTAGAAGGCTTGGGACTTGTGCACTGTATGGTATTAGACAAGTTGATTAACCTCTCTGAGGCTTAGgatccttatctgtaaagtggggttCCCTACCTCACAGGACTGGTATGTGGATTCACTAAGATAACACTTGAAAGTACCTTGCATCACACCTGGCACGTGGGTGCTTACTACATAGCGTCCTTCCTTTCTCGCCTCTGAGTGGGGGAGGCATCACACTGTACTACAAGGGAAGCCCCTCCTCTCCTGAAGACTTTGCTGTTGGGGAGCTTGGGCCTGTACTTGTGGCCTGGGTGAGGGGCCAATCCTTGCCCTGCCAGGGATGGACCATTGACTTTATGAAAACCCTAGTCTGTGATTTTTCAGTCTAAGCATTAAAAGCTCCTAATCCTTTTTGTCTTGGTACTTTTTCCTCCTGCATGTTTGGGGTAGGAGGTGATTGTTTAGATTTTCCCCTCTTTTACCTCCTAGCTGTTTGCAAAGAATTCTCTTGGGCAGGGTGTGTGTGTAAACAGACCTGTAATTGCCTTACCAAAGGTACAGGGTCCCTGTTAGGGGGCTTTCCGGTAGTTTGAAACTGGGGGCACTGTGGGGAGCAGTGGATGGGTGCCTGGTATCTCCAGCTAACTCAGTTCTCATGTCTGCAGAATGGCTAGTTGGGGGGCCCCTTTGATAAGGACTGGAAAAGTGAATCAAGTTGGAAGTAGAACAAGTATGGAGAACACCATAATGAAGAACAGATGGTCTGACTATCTCCTGGGGCAATCGTCTCCAACTTTAAAAATTCATAAGATTTTTAGTAACAGTCTTCCCCTGCATACCCCTCCATGCTTTAGACTCCTTTTCCTCTTTCTGCTTTTAGTGCTGTAGTGCTAAAAGTACCTCATATTTGCAGAGCACTGGATTAAGCACTGTAGGGTAATTGCAAAGAGATGGAAGCCATTGTTTCCTTATATATCTTGCTGAGGTGATCAGGGAAGGCTCTCTGGAAGAGGTGGCATTTCATATGGCCTTAGAAACTGGGAAAATTTTGGAGAGCTTAGAGAAAAGCATCATACGTTCAAGAAATGGCAAATAGTTAGCCCAGTTGGGAGAGAGTGGAAAGGTAAGTTGGGCCAGCTTGTGAAAACTCTTGAATGATAGTCTTTGAGAATTTACAGTCCAGTGGGGCAAGTAAGACACAGAACACATGTATAAAATACCCAGTAATAGGTAGAAACCCACAGATAGGGATGAAAGGGCTAGCCCTATAGGAGGCAGTATAGGTGCAATagggtcaggaataggaagagagTCCTGGGGGAGAGCAGAAACTGAAAGCCTGAAGTTGGGGGTGAGAATTGTGAGATAACCAGAGGTGGAGGTAGGCTTGGGCAGTGGGTGGGCGCACTTGGATGGTAGTGGCCAGGGTGATGACTTGAAGGCCTGGGTGTGGCagagacactgcccagtctggTTCTAGTGGTGCTTTTGCCCTCAATTCTTTGAGTGCCTCTTGTTGGGGAGTTGTTTAAGGGCCCTGGGCCCACCTTTTCCCAAGGGCAACCAAATCCATGTCGCTGCTTTTTCTGTCTTGCACCAGTGTCAACCTTGAACAAAATGAGGTACTAGGGAGTGCCTTTTCTCCAGAGTGTGGGGGTGGAGGCTTGTCTAGCAGGTTAGCTATCTAGTTGATAGGATTTAATCCCACCACACAAGCTCCTCTCACCCAACTTGTCCCAGAGCAGTTTCATCAGATGAGAGTGTCCTTAGGGAAAGGAAACTCATGTTTTCTCCTGAGCCAAAGGGAATGGAGACTTCAGTTGCTACGAAAAGCTAAATTGAAATGATTTGGAATCATCTAGAATTTTgcagtccaatatggtagcccctAGCCACGTGTAGCTGTTTAAACTGAAGTAAAATAATTTAGTTCCTCAGgcactagccatatttcaagtactcagtagccacatgtggacACGGCAGGTATGGTACGTTTCCATCGCTGCAGGAAGGTATAGTGGACAGCGTTGAGCTAGAGATCAGTGGCTTACAGCCCTGCCTGTGAATCAGAATGAagttgggatttaaaaaaaatagtgtgtCCCAACTCTCCTCCAGGAGACTCTGAGTTAGGAGCTCTGAAGTGCAAAcagagccctgctggtacagtgattaagagctcagtctaccaaccaaaaagccagcagtttggatccaccagctgctccttggaaaccctatggggcaacttctactctgttctgtagggtcactatgagtcagaattgacttcgaCAGCGACGGGTATGGAAGTGCAACCTGGGTATCTGTATTTTTAACAGGATCTCTTTCTATCATCAGTATGTAGCCAGATTAAGGGAAGATTGCACTGTTGAGTGTCTTGAAGGCAAGGAGAGGATCTcttattttccttcctttccccagTATGTAACCCTATGCCTGGTaaaaccccccccaaaaagtaGGTGTTAACTATGAATGTGTAAGTTATGAATCTACTGGTTTTGGAGATATGCTCCATGGTGCCTGttctgaattgaattgtgtccccccaccccaaatATATGTTGAAGCCCTAATGCCTGTGCCTGTGATCCTGTCTGAAAATAAAActttccttttttatgttaatgaggtcatatcagagtagggtgggtcctaaacctaatcccttctgggtAGTATTATATAAAGGCAAGTACAGACACAGGgagacacatacacagagggaagGGCAGATGCATCTACTAGTCCAGGAAGGCCAAGGATTGCCCACAGCTACTACcagctaaaagagacaaggatctttctctagagctgatacctctgatttggacttctagcctccaatctgtgagacaataaatttctttaaagccatccacttgtggtattttgttatggcagccctagaaaattaaGAGAGCACCCATCTAGTGACATGAGTGCCCAGAGTCTTGCTTTTGCCCAGTGATGGTTCAGAGGAGTGATGGAGGTTTAAATGTCCCTCCCcagcacataaacacacacacgttCAACTTCATAGACATCTAGGCTGTGCTTGGGGTGGGAGTGCTAGAGACTGAGAGGTTAGGTGAGTTGGGGAggtaggaaacttcttagctcttctttttttttccttactgaaACGGGATGGCTGGGTCTTGAGTTTTACCTCTTCGTGGTCCCTCACTTTCCTTTCTCAAGTCAACAGACGTTTATTGCTGCTGCTGTGCGTGCCATTCCCCATGCTAGGCCCTGTAGGGAGTGACAGAAGTGAATTAGATGATTCTTTGCCCTCATGTTGTTCACTGTCTGGTACAGAGAGATACCAGCATATAATTATAGTATAAATCAGCCTGAAAACGTGTTGTGAACAAGTTATAAACAGTGCTATGGACACACTGAAGGAGGAAGTGATGAGCTCTCAGAATGTGGGCAGAAGGTGTGTGTGCCCATGAGGGCAAGTGGTAGCTGAAGATTTATTCTTTCATCACTTGCTAAATCTTAGCACTGCCaagaaactgatttttttttcataatctagttttttttaaattgtactttagatgaagtacAATTACAGAACAATTaaaattacagaacaaactagtttcttattagagttagtatacatactgttttatgacattggttaagaaccccatgacatgtcaatattctgccttcttgaccttgggttccctcttaccagctttcctgtccgctcccgccttctagtccttgcccatgggctggtatgcccctttggtctcattttgctttatgagcttgtttaatctttggctgaaggatgaaacttgggagtgactttattactgagctaatagagtgtccaggggccatattctcaaggtttctccagtctctatcaggccagtaagtctggcctttttttgtgagttagaattttgttctacatttttctccagctctgtctgagaccctctattctgatccctgtcagagcaggggACTACCATGTCAGATATTTTCAAGA
Proteins encoded in this window:
- the SMUG1 gene encoding single-strand selective monofunctional uracil DNA glycosylase isoform X2; this encodes MPQAFLLGPLMSARALMEPQPCSQSLAEGFLEEELRLNAELSQLQFSEPVGNIYNPVEYAWEPHRSYVTRYCQGPKEVLFLGMNPGPFGMAQTGVPFGEVSVVRDWLGIGGPVLPPRQEHPKRPVLGLECPQSEVSGARFWGFFRNLCGQPEVFFRHCFVHNLCPLLLLAPSGRNLTPAELPAKQREQLLGMCDVALCRQAPQHMELPISQMLHAHADSGGRSFLASGAARAKALTNPC
- the SMUG1 gene encoding single-strand selective monofunctional uracil DNA glycosylase isoform X1, which gives rise to MPQAFLLGPLMSARALMEPQPCSQSLAEGFLEEELRLNAELSQLQFSEPVGNIYNPVEYAWEPHRSYVTRYCQGPKEVLFLGMNPGPFGMAQTGVPFGEVSVVRDWLGIGGPVLPPRQEHPKRPVLGLECPQSEVSGARFWGFFRNLCGQPEVFFRHCFVHNLCPLLLLAPSGRNLTPAELPAKQREQLLGMCDVALCRQVQLLGVRLVVGVGRLAEQRARRALVGLMPEVQVEGLLHPSPRNPQANRGWEAVAKERLNELGLLPLLTK